TTGGTGAAGCTCCATGCACCCACGGCGATCAACGCCAGGGTCAGGCTCATCATCAGCCAGCGGTGGGCGATGGAGGCGGCAATGATGCGCTCAAGCATGGCGATGCCCTCCACACCCGGGGGTGGTTGCGTGCTCAATGCTCATGCGACGCTCCCGCCTTGCCGATGTCGGCCTTCACCACGTAGCTCTGCTCGGTGACGACGTCATCGCCGAGGGTGAGGCCCTGCAGCACTTCCACCTGGTTGGCGTCGCGCGCGCCGAGGCGCACTGGACGGGCGGTGTAGGTCTCGCCGGTGCGTACAAACACCACGTCCTTGCCGTCCATCGTCTGCAGCGCGCTGAGCGGCACCACCTGCGCGGCGGGCCGGGTGGCGACCACGATGCGCGCCTTCACCGCAGCGCCGGGGCGCCACAGGCCATCCTCGTTGCGCAGCGTGGCGCGGGCCACGGTGCTCTGGCTGGCCGTGGCCGTGCCGGGCAGGACACGCTCCAGCGTGGTGGCCTGGTTCACCCCGTCGGTCATGCGCGACACCGTGACCGGCACGCCGGCCGTGATGTGCTGGGTGTCGTTGCCGAAGATGTGCAGGTCCACCCACAACGTAGACAGGTCACCGATCTCGAACAGCGGCGTGCCCTCACCCGCCACCCCGCCGACCTGCGCCTGGCGGGCCAGCACCACGCCGCTGATGGGAGCGCTGACCGTGTAGGTGGTCAGGCTGAGGTTGCTTTCGATGCTGGCCAGTACCTGGCCGGCCTTGATGGTGTCGCCCACGTTGGCGCGCAACGAGCGGATCGGGCCGGGGAACCGGGCCATCACCTGGGCCACGCGGCCGTCCGCCGGGGTCAGCAGGCCCTGCACGTCGTGTTCGTCGGCGATGGTGCCGGCGGCGACCGGGGTGACCTTGATACCGGACTGGTCGGCCATCGCCGCAGGGATGGTGGTGCTGTCCGATGCGTCGTCGTGGTCCTCGCCCGCTTCGGTGTGGCCGGGTTCGCCGTGGCCGGC
This is a stretch of genomic DNA from Stenotrophomonas rhizophila. It encodes these proteins:
- a CDS encoding efflux RND transporter periplasmic adaptor subunit, whose product is MNLSIPRAARIAALLLCLLALAGCAKEAPTAPASPDAGHGEPGHTEAGEDHDDASDSTTIPAAMADQSGIKVTPVAAGTIADEHDVQGLLTPADGRVAQVMARFPGPIRSLRANVGDTIKAGQVLASIESNLSLTTYTVSAPISGVVLARQAQVGGVAGEGTPLFEIGDLSTLWVDLHIFGNDTQHITAGVPVTVSRMTDGVNQATTLERVLPGTATASQSTVARATLRNEDGLWRPGAAVKARIVVATRPAAQVVPLSALQTMDGKDVVFVRTGETYTARPVRLGARDANQVEVLQGLTLGDDVVTEQSYVVKADIGKAGASHEH